A stretch of the Gymnogyps californianus isolate 813 chromosome 15, ASM1813914v2, whole genome shotgun sequence genome encodes the following:
- the DRG2 gene encoding developmentally-regulated GTP-binding protein 2 — protein MGILEKISEIEKEIARTQKNKATEYHLGLLKAKLAKYRAQLLEPSKSSAAKGEGFDVMKSGDARVALIGFPSVGKSTFLSLMTSTASEAASYEFTTLTCIPGVIEYKGANIQLLDLPGIIEGAAQGKGRGRQVIAVARTADVVIMMLDATKGEVQRALLEKELESVGIRLNKSKPNIYFKPKKGGGISFNSTVTLTQCSEKLVQLILHEYKIFNAEVLFREDCSPDEFIDVIVGNRVYMPCLYVYNKIDQISMEEVDRLARRPHSVVISCGMKLNLDYLLEKLWEYLALTCIYTKKRGQRPDFTDAIILRKGASVEHVCHRIHRSLASQFKYALVWGTSTKYSPQRVGLTHMMEHEDVIQIVKK, from the exons ATGGGCATCCTGGAGAAGATCTCCGAGATCGAGAAGGAGATCGCCCGCACGCAGAAGAACAAAG CCACTGAGTACCACCTCGGCCTGCTGAAGGCAAAGCTTGCGAAATACAGAGCTCAGTTGTTAGAACCCTCCAAATCCTCGGCTGCTAAAGGAGAAGGCTTCGATGTGATGAAATCTGGAGATGCCCGGGTGGCGCTGATCGGTTTTCCTTCTGTGGGTAAG TCCACGTTTTTGAGTTTAATGACCTCAACTGCCAGCGAAGCTGCGTCTTACGAGTTCACAACCCTGACGTGTATCCCAGGCGTCATAGAA TACAAAGGAGCCAATATTCAGCTGCTGGATCTGCCTGGAATCATCGAAGGAGCAGCACAAG ggaaaggcagaggtCGGCAGGTGATAGCTGTGGCCAGGACAGCAGACGTCGTTATTATGATGCTGGATGCCACAAAGGGTGAAGTACAGAG GGCCTTGCTGGAGAAAGAACTGGAATCTGTAGGAATCCGgctgaacaaaagcaaaccaaataTCTACTTCAAG CCGAAGAAGGGTGGAGGTATCTCCTTCAACTCAACTGTCACGTTGACTCAGTGCTCCGAGAAGTTGGTGCAGCTCATCCTCCATGAATATA AAATCTTCAACGCTGAGGTCCTCTTCAGAGAGGATTGTTCCCCTGATGAGTTCATTGACGTGATTGTAGGCAACAGGGTCTACATGCCGTGCCTCTAC GTTTATAACAAGATTGACCAGATATCTATGGAGGAAGTGGATCGTCTTGCTCGGAGACCCCACAGTGTCGTAATCAG CTGTGGCATGAAACTGAACCTGGACTACTTGCTGGAGAAGCTCTGGGAATACCTGGCACTTACCTGCATCTACACCAAGAAACGAGGAC AGAGACCAGACTTTACAGATGCCATTATTCTACGGAAAGGGGCCTCTGTGGAGCATGTG TGCCATCGAATTCACAGATCGTTAGCCAGCCAGTTCAAATATGCCTTGGTGTGG GGGACAAGCACAAAATACAGCCCTCAAAGAGTGGGCTTAACCCATATGATGGAGCATGAAGATGTCATTCAGATCGTAAAGAAGTAA
- the GID4 gene encoding LOW QUALITY PROTEIN: glucose-induced degradation protein 4 homolog (The sequence of the model RefSeq protein was modified relative to this genomic sequence to represent the inferred CDS: deleted 1 base in 1 codon) produces the protein MGARGGAAGRPEPGGGGGGGGLGVWGAERSGRRPRPRSAPATLAPGDPPEMPVRSERCRAGGAAGSASSPPSGAAASSLVPPPPINTAQPGVATSLLYSGAKFRGQQRSKGNAYEVEVVMQHVDMENSYLCGYLKIKGLTEEYPTLTTFFEGEIISKKHPFLTRKWDADEDVDRKHWGKFQAFYQYAKTFNSDDFDYEDLKNGDYVFMRWKEQFLVPDHTIKDISGASFAGFYYICFQKSAASIEGYYYHRSSEWYQSLNLTHVPEHSAPIYEFR, from the exons ATGGGAGCGCGCGGAGGCGCTGCCGGGAGG CCTGAgccaggcggcggcggcggcggcggcggcctcgGCGTGtggggagcggagcggagcgggcggcGCCCCCGGCCGCGCTCGGCCCCGGCCACGCTGGCGCCCGGGGACCCTCCCGAAATGCCGGTGCGGAGCGAGCGGTGCCGCgcgggcggagcggcgggcTCGGCCTCCTCGCCGCCCTCCGGAGCGGCCGCCAGCAGCCTAGTGCCGCCGCCCCCCATCAATACGGCGCAGCCCGGCGTGGCCACCTCGCTGCTCTACAGCGGCGCCAAGTTCCGCGGGCAGCAGCGCAGCAAGGGCAATGCCTACGAGGTGGAGGTCGTCATGCAG CATGTGGATATGGAAAACTCCTATCTCTGTGGATACTTGAAGATTAAAGGCCTTACAGAG GAGTACCCAACCCTCACCACTTTCTTTGAAGGCGAAATAATCAGTAAAAAGCACCCTTTCTTAACGCGCAAGTGGGATGCCGATGAAGATGTGGATCGTAAACACTGG gggAAGTTCCAGGCTTTTTACCAGTatgcaaaaacatttaactCCGATGACTTTGATTATGAGGATCTGAAAAATGGGGACTATGTCTTCATGAGATGGAAG GAACAGTTCCTAGTCCCAGATCACACTATCAAAGACATCAGCGGTGCTTCCTTTGCTGGTTTCTATTACATCTGCTTCCAGAAGTCAGCAGCATCTATAGAGGGCTATTACTACCATAGGAGTTCAGAATG gtaTCAGTCATTGAATTTAACTCACGTTCCTGAGCACAGCGCTCCTATCTACGAATTCCGATGA
- the ATPAF2 gene encoding ATP synthase mitochondrial F1 complex assembly factor 2, translating to MWRGCHRLLWGRFPPARLPRPCPAAAGSGPVGPGGGRAYAPPAERKRFYQNVSISQGEGGFEINLDHRKLKTPQAKLFTVPSEALAIAVATEWDSQKDTIKFYTMHLTTLCNTALDNPTQRNKMQLIRAAVKFLETDTVCYRVEEPAALAELQKNEWDPVVAWAEKRYNVAIGSSTSILGPNIPASTKETFVSHLASYNMWALQGIEYVITQLKSLILSMGLIDRHITVEKAVLLSRLEEEYQIRRWGNVEWAHDYDLCELRARAAAGTLFVHLCSESSTVKHKLLQD from the exons ATGTGGCGCGGCTGCCACCGGCTGCTATGGGGCCGCTTCCCGCCCGCCCGGCTCCCCCGGCCGTGTCCTGCCGCTGCTGGGAGCGGCCCGGTGGGGCCGGGCGGGGGACGAGCCTACGCCCCACCGGCAG AGAGGAAGCGGTTTTACCAGAACGTGAGCATCTCGCAAGGAGAAG GAGGCTTTGAAATAAACCTGGACCACCGAAAGCTGAAAACACCTCAGGCCAAGCTCTTCACTGTCCCCAGTGAGGCCTTGGCCATTGCAGTGGCAACAGAGTGGGACTCCCAGAAAGACACCATCAAGTTCTACACTATGCATCTG ACCACACTGTGCAACACGGCGCTGGACAATCCCACGCAGCGAAACAAAATGCAGCTGATCCGTGCGGCTGTGAAGTTCCTGGAGACTGACACTGTCTG CTATCGGGTGGAGGAGCCGGCTGCcttggcagagctgcagaagaatGAATGGGATCCTGTTGTTGCCTGGGCTGAGAAAAG GTACAACGTGGCAATTGGCTCCTCGACCAGCATCCTGGGGCCAAACATCCCAGCCAGCACCAAGGAGACCTTCGTCAGCCATCTGGCGTCCTACAACATGTGGGCCCTGCAAG GTATAGAATATGTAATCACCCAGCTGAAATCTCTGATTCTGTCCATGGGTCTGATTGACAGGCACATTACAGTAGAGAAAGCTGTGCTTCTGTCTCGCCTGGAAGAAGAATACCAG aTTCGGCGGTGGGGCAATGTGGAGTGGGCCCATGACTACGATCTGTGCGAGCTGCGGGCTCGCGCGGCAGCTGGGACTCTCTTCGTTCACCTCTGTTCAGAGAGCTCGACTGTAAAACACAAGCTGTTGCAGGACTga